One window from the genome of Pseudanabaena yagii GIHE-NHR1 encodes:
- a CDS encoding S8 family peptidase: protein MKQINPLDLVKLTPLMELTSGRPEVVVGLIDGSVLKQHPELVSANIREVSGNLSGQCVQASSTACIHGTFVAGILVGTRNSLAPAICSNCTLLVRPIFAETLSGKEQMPSATPSDLATAIIESIDAGARILNMSVAIAQPSSQGERELQEALDYAISRGVIAVVASGNQGTLGSSAITRHPWVIPVVACDLQGRLVSYSNLGSSIGRRGLSAPGDQITSLGTDEKTLTLTLGGTSVAVPFVTGAIALLWSQFPTATATEIQLAVTQSHGSRRTTVVPPLLDAWAAYQIMAKSHA from the coding sequence GTGAAGCAAATAAACCCTCTAGATTTGGTTAAACTCACACCATTGATGGAACTCACAAGCGGCAGACCAGAAGTCGTAGTTGGTTTAATTGATGGGTCTGTATTAAAGCAACACCCTGAATTGGTGAGTGCAAATATCCGTGAGGTTTCTGGTAATCTGAGTGGTCAATGTGTTCAAGCTAGCAGTACTGCCTGTATCCACGGGACATTTGTAGCAGGTATTTTGGTTGGGACGAGGAATTCCTTAGCCCCGGCGATCTGTTCCAACTGCACTCTGCTAGTACGCCCTATTTTTGCCGAGACTTTGTCAGGGAAGGAACAGATGCCCAGTGCAACTCCTTCCGATTTGGCAACGGCAATCATTGAGAGTATTGATGCTGGCGCTCGAATACTGAATATGAGCGTAGCGATCGCCCAACCTTCATCTCAAGGTGAGCGTGAGCTACAGGAAGCCTTAGACTATGCCATTAGTCGTGGAGTCATTGCTGTAGTAGCATCAGGAAATCAGGGAACGCTGGGTAGTTCTGCAATTACTCGGCATCCGTGGGTGATTCCAGTTGTAGCTTGTGACTTACAAGGAAGACTGGTTAGTTACTCAAATTTGGGCAGTTCTATCGGCAGAAGAGGACTGAGCGCTCCTGGAGATCAGATTACTAGCCTTGGCACTGATGAGAAAACCTTAACTTTAACTTTAGGTGGAACAAGCGTTGCTGTTCCCTTCGTCACAGGTGCGATCGCGCTGTTGTGGTCACAATTTCCGACCGCCACGGCTACTGAGATACAACTCGCTGTCACGCAGAGCCATGGGTCTCGACGAACCACAGTTGTCCCCCCGTTGTTGGATGCTTGGGCAGCGTACCAAATCATGGCAAAGTCTCATGCTTAA
- the clpS gene encoding ATP-dependent Clp protease adapter ClpS gives MAIFAAVQTPEKVKDTVREVVRKPYPKYKVIVLDDDFNTFEHVSNCLMKYIPHMTEELAWELTNQVHYQGLAIVWVGPMEQAELYHAQLKQAGLTMAPLEPE, from the coding sequence ATGGCTATTTTTGCTGCTGTTCAAACTCCCGAAAAAGTTAAAGATACCGTAAGGGAAGTAGTACGCAAACCTTACCCCAAGTATAAGGTCATTGTGTTAGACGATGATTTCAATACTTTTGAGCATGTTTCTAATTGCCTGATGAAATATATTCCCCACATGACCGAAGAGCTAGCATGGGAGTTGACTAATCAAGTGCATTATCAAGGCTTAGCGATCGTTTGGGTGGGACCGATGGAGCAGGCTGAGCTTTATCACGCGCAATTAAAACAAGCTGGGCTAACGATGGCTCCCCTTGAACCTGAATAA
- a CDS encoding J domain-containing protein has translation MNQPKQPKPQFIRFDRGISQYNHDYYAALGLPIVSNPMYIRNVYLRIARILHPDVYGFSADEKIIATHYLAKLVNPAYNALMSEQDRKAYQGIFKLLAKRLMQRSRNIQIHSESACELLITPSDDVYERLVTEIAKVQYQSLNQILDFTAQISELNLVYILYQEGYRHGAANMPPVLAPMLTPKSTKSHTKNFLPPPSKPSYAYSLQYSSELYALNSPSKSDETVMQARNDGNDTVIQFREDETVLQSRNEVHNIESEKINARIKICEVYILQSNWKAALQDLRAILREDANNSKCLAMLGVVYTNTNQLQMAKASFKRSLYINPQEALALKYLLELNETGNPSISPQNNSKKSSHPNSSTKKSVLSPKQGWLNHLLSWFSSQKS, from the coding sequence ATGAATCAGCCCAAGCAGCCAAAACCTCAGTTTATTCGCTTTGATCGTGGCATTAGTCAGTATAACCACGACTATTATGCTGCCTTGGGCTTACCGATTGTGAGTAATCCAATGTACATTCGCAATGTCTATTTGCGAATCGCCCGTATCCTGCACCCCGATGTCTATGGCTTTTCGGCAGATGAGAAAATCATTGCCACGCATTATCTTGCCAAATTGGTCAATCCTGCCTATAACGCACTGATGAGCGAGCAGGATCGCAAGGCATATCAAGGAATATTTAAGCTACTTGCTAAGCGGCTCATGCAAAGGTCACGCAATATCCAAATTCACTCAGAGAGTGCCTGTGAGTTGCTCATAACTCCTAGTGATGATGTTTATGAGCGCTTAGTTACAGAGATTGCGAAAGTCCAATATCAATCTTTAAACCAAATTCTCGATTTTACAGCCCAGATTAGCGAACTAAATTTGGTTTATATCCTTTACCAAGAGGGGTATCGGCATGGAGCCGCCAATATGCCACCTGTACTTGCGCCAATGTTAACTCCTAAAAGCACTAAATCGCATACCAAAAACTTCCTTCCTCCACCCTCTAAACCAAGTTATGCCTATAGCCTTCAGTATTCATCCGAGTTATACGCTCTTAATTCGCCATCAAAGTCTGATGAGACGGTAATGCAGGCAAGGAATGATGGGAATGACACTGTAATTCAATTCAGAGAAGATGAGACAGTACTTCAATCCAGAAATGAGGTTCACAACATTGAGTCTGAGAAGATTAATGCGCGGATCAAAATTTGCGAAGTCTACATCTTGCAGAGTAATTGGAAAGCCGCACTCCAAGATTTGCGAGCAATTTTGCGAGAGGATGCAAACAATAGTAAATGTCTAGCCATGCTAGGGGTGGTTTATACAAATACTAATCAACTCCAAATGGCGAAGGCAAGCTTTAAGCGATCGCTGTATATTAATCCTCAGGAAGCTCTAGCCCTGAAGTATCTTTTGGAATTGAATGAAACTGGTAATCCAAGCATTTCTCCTCAAAATAACAGCAAAAAATCTTCCCACCCCAATTCCTCTACTAAGAAATCTGTTTTATCACCAAAGCAAGGCTGGCTAAACCATTTACTTTCATGGTTTTCCTCCCAAAAATCCTAA
- a CDS encoding ISNCY family transposase, protein MVEIFRQQLESLPDKRTGKNSRYGMEDAAMSAFSVFFTQSPSFLSYQRTMEQTKGRSNAQSLFGVHKIPTDNHIRDLLDPVQPKEMFPVFETILETIEQKGKLQGFRGFANNLLMALDGTEYFSSKQIHCHHCSSRKMKSGEIHYFHSVVTPVIVSPHQSQVIPLVPEFIVPQDGNDKQDCENTAAKRWLLQHGSKYSAFKVTVLGDDLYSRQPLCQMLLEQQFNFILVCRPESHPTIYEHIEGIALPTVVVNKWTGKVQETYTYQYVNGLPIKDGDDALLVNWCELTVTRPDGKVVYKNSFATNHLITEQTVVEIVLAGRTRWKVENENNNTLKTKGYNLEHNFGHGKEHLASFLATLNILSLLFHTLLELVDDKYQLLRSHLPTRKTFFNDLRALTRYLVFDSWDHLLTFMIQGLELDLPPNSS, encoded by the coding sequence ATTGTAGAAATTTTCCGACAACAACTAGAATCATTGCCAGACAAGCGGACAGGCAAAAATAGTCGCTATGGCATGGAAGATGCAGCCATGAGTGCATTCAGTGTATTTTTCACTCAAAGTCCATCATTCTTGTCTTACCAGCGGACAATGGAGCAGACAAAAGGGCGAAGCAACGCCCAAAGTTTATTTGGGGTGCATAAAATACCAACGGATAACCATATCCGAGACTTGCTAGACCCAGTGCAACCTAAAGAAATGTTTCCAGTGTTCGAGACAATCTTGGAGACGATAGAGCAAAAGGGGAAACTGCAAGGATTTCGAGGATTCGCCAACAATCTATTAATGGCGCTAGATGGGACAGAGTACTTTAGTTCAAAACAAATACACTGTCACCATTGTTCGAGTAGGAAAATGAAATCAGGAGAAATTCATTATTTTCATAGCGTAGTTACGCCAGTTATCGTCAGTCCACATCAATCGCAAGTGATTCCCCTAGTACCAGAATTTATTGTGCCGCAGGATGGAAATGACAAGCAAGACTGTGAGAATACAGCCGCCAAAAGATGGTTGTTACAACATGGCAGTAAGTACAGTGCATTCAAGGTAACTGTTTTGGGTGATGACCTTTATTCTCGCCAACCCCTCTGCCAAATGCTATTAGAGCAACAGTTCAACTTCATCTTAGTCTGCCGCCCCGAATCTCACCCCACTATCTATGAGCATATAGAAGGGATTGCTTTGCCAACGGTGGTTGTCAATAAGTGGACAGGGAAAGTTCAAGAGACCTATACCTACCAATATGTCAATGGGCTACCTATCAAAGATGGTGACGATGCTTTGCTGGTTAACTGGTGTGAACTAACTGTGACTAGACCTGATGGCAAGGTAGTTTACAAAAACTCTTTTGCCACCAATCACCTGATTACTGAGCAAACAGTGGTGGAAATCGTGCTGGCTGGTCGTACTCGTTGGAAAGTGGAAAATGAGAATAACAATACTCTCAAAACTAAGGGCTACAACCTAGAACACAACTTTGGACATGGCAAGGAGCATCTTGCTTCATTCCTAGCCACCCTCAATATTTTGTCCCTACTATTTCACACGTTATTGGAATTGGTCGATGACAAGTACCAGTTATTGCGCTCTCATTTGCCAACCCGCAAAACCTTTTTTAACGATTTACGCGCCTTGACTCGATATCTTGTTTTTGATAGTTGGGATCATCTTTTGACTTTTATGATTCAAGGTTTGGAGTTAGATCTCCCTCCCAACAGTAGTTAA
- a CDS encoding DUF1565 domain-containing protein: MNKFPCLITLTSSISLAIALGIPSLAFAQNAPQKIVFVSPQGADNVGAGTENQAFRTLTAAIAANPQEGTIFQLGAGTYSEATGENFPIRLPKGAVLRGNPNVNGNNVIISGGGRFVSPTFASQNIAISAANDSRIEGITVTNSNPRGYGLWLESSRNVVVSNSNFVRNTHDGIFLTGSANALISNNLFTGNTGSGISALGTSTGEIRNNRFENTGFGLSIGQSSQVALINNQIARNVDGIVISNTAQPTLRGNAIAENQRNGVVILSNASSSPRPDLGTTVSQGNNTFFNNREFDINNATTIPIAAVGNQVNRTKVKGLLDLTASRSPVTNPIATSPALPPLPSIPVATVPKTPPSVSTAPTVALPIEPKTTTTPSTIFVPAKPPSSNQSLPSPVIKTNPSASNTSPTTITIEREYSSTTPRVATLPPAMLDPTTGKPFQYRVIVPNTSTSVTQKVKAIVPDAFRLSRSGRMMLQVGAYSDRPAANQLVEKLAQSGVNAEIIPFR, encoded by the coding sequence ATGAATAAGTTTCCCTGTCTTATTACTCTCACTTCTAGTATCTCCTTAGCGATCGCCCTAGGTATACCATCGCTCGCCTTTGCCCAAAATGCTCCTCAAAAAATAGTTTTTGTCTCACCCCAAGGCGCTGACAACGTTGGCGCAGGTACAGAAAACCAAGCTTTTCGTACCCTCACCGCCGCGATCGCCGCCAATCCTCAAGAAGGCACGATCTTCCAATTAGGTGCAGGTACTTATAGCGAAGCTACTGGTGAAAATTTTCCGATTCGCTTGCCCAAGGGAGCAGTTTTACGCGGTAATCCCAATGTCAATGGGAATAATGTAATTATTAGTGGCGGCGGGCGCTTTGTCAGTCCTACCTTTGCTAGCCAAAATATTGCGATCTCCGCCGCCAATGACTCCCGCATCGAAGGCATCACCGTTACCAATAGCAATCCTCGCGGTTATGGACTATGGCTAGAATCCAGCCGTAATGTCGTGGTTAGCAATAGTAACTTCGTTCGCAATACCCACGATGGCATTTTCCTCACAGGTAGTGCCAATGCTTTAATTAGCAATAATCTATTCACAGGTAATACAGGCAGTGGCATCTCCGCTCTGGGCACAAGTACAGGCGAAATTCGGAATAATCGCTTTGAAAATACTGGCTTTGGATTATCAATTGGACAATCCTCTCAAGTTGCTCTGATTAACAATCAAATCGCTCGTAATGTTGATGGTATCGTCATTTCTAATACGGCTCAGCCAACCCTACGCGGCAATGCGATCGCGGAAAATCAACGCAATGGAGTTGTCATTCTCAGTAATGCCAGCAGTTCTCCTCGTCCTGATTTGGGAACAACAGTTTCACAAGGGAATAATACCTTTTTTAACAATCGCGAATTTGATATTAACAATGCCACCACTATTCCTATAGCGGCTGTAGGTAATCAAGTTAACCGCACCAAGGTGAAGGGTTTACTCGATCTCACCGCTTCGCGATCACCTGTTACTAATCCCATTGCAACTAGTCCTGCTCTTCCTCCACTTCCATCTATTCCTGTCGCTACTGTTCCTAAAACTCCCCCGTCAGTATCGACAGCACCAACCGTTGCTCTTCCGATTGAACCCAAAACAACCACTACTCCATCCACAATATTTGTACCTGCTAAGCCTCCTAGCTCGAATCAGTCATTACCCAGCCCTGTGATTAAGACTAATCCTAGTGCGAGTAATACTTCACCAACCACGATCACCATTGAGCGCGAATATAGCTCAACTACTCCTCGTGTCGCCACATTACCTCCCGCAATGCTTGATCCTACGACGGGTAAGCCCTTCCAATATCGTGTGATTGTACCTAATACTTCTACATCAGTTACGCAAAAGGTGAAAGCGATCGTGCCCGATGCGTTTCGCCTATCGCGTAGTGGCAGAATGATGTTGCAAGTAGGAGCCTATAGCGATCGCCCTGCGGCGAATCAGTTAGTCGAGAAATTAGCGCAGTCAGGTGTTAATGCCGAGATTATTCCATTTCGCTAA
- a CDS encoding alkaline phosphatase family protein, whose translation MANSSFPNVTALAEAALLERQSLPPELLEAETVRPSYDGLGLANVPALAMHWLGVDMMPTSITALPPFNPLLLENPAVTEAWEAWQQQDEINHVVLLIVDAFGYDQLQTVMADGDAPGLAIACGSPQAFFMPATSVFPSTTATALTSAATAHAPAQHGIMGTRAYVREVGNIVNFLRWTPGLSPTSTPYPDSQLNPDTFVPVPNLYLTLEDAGVDVGIVNWRNFRGSSVSRFTTGGAQAGKQGYVDYLTASDGFVQLRDRLLSLQEKSLQEKTKSFTHLYIPNLDSAAHRYGPLSPCYRAEVATLDFALKRELFEPLRGRSDIVLLLVADHGQRTIAPDKVLWLNHHPELTKCLCAPATGESQARFLHVRSGQEASAIAYIQTHLRDQFLVIPKDKAIHLGLFGLPEQPPTEEIGDRMGDLILIPQNGWSCFQHVGETKPEDCQTTLLGIHGGVTRAEMLIPFLAYRF comes from the coding sequence ATGGCAAATTCTTCGTTTCCCAATGTGACCGCTCTTGCTGAAGCTGCTTTGCTCGAAAGACAATCGCTACCACCTGAATTGTTGGAAGCAGAGACAGTCCGTCCTAGCTATGATGGCTTGGGACTGGCGAATGTGCCCGCCTTAGCGATGCATTGGTTGGGTGTCGATATGATGCCAACTTCTATCACTGCGTTGCCACCATTCAATCCATTGCTGTTGGAGAATCCAGCCGTAACTGAGGCGTGGGAAGCTTGGCAACAGCAGGATGAAATCAATCATGTGGTTCTATTGATCGTGGATGCCTTTGGTTATGATCAACTCCAAACTGTAATGGCAGACGGTGATGCTCCTGGACTAGCGATCGCCTGCGGCAGTCCCCAAGCTTTTTTCATGCCTGCGACTTCAGTCTTTCCAAGCACCACCGCCACTGCTCTCACTAGCGCCGCCACTGCCCACGCTCCTGCTCAACATGGCATCATGGGGACAAGAGCCTATGTCCGAGAAGTGGGAAACATTGTCAATTTTCTACGGTGGACACCAGGCTTATCCCCCACATCGACCCCCTATCCAGATTCACAACTTAATCCAGACACATTTGTCCCCGTCCCGAATTTATATTTGACCTTGGAGGATGCTGGGGTCGATGTGGGAATTGTCAACTGGCGCAACTTTCGAGGATCTAGCGTCAGCAGGTTCACCACAGGCGGTGCACAAGCGGGTAAACAAGGGTATGTTGATTATCTGACGGCAAGCGATGGATTTGTTCAGCTTCGAGATCGTCTGCTCAGCCTTCAAGAGAAAAGCCTTCAAGAGAAAACTAAGAGTTTTACACACCTCTATATTCCGAATTTAGACAGTGCAGCCCATCGGTATGGTCCCCTGAGTCCTTGTTACCGAGCAGAGGTTGCGACGCTAGATTTTGCGTTGAAGCGGGAGTTGTTCGAGCCATTGCGGGGTCGATCAGACATTGTGTTATTACTGGTCGCCGATCATGGACAACGAACGATCGCCCCAGATAAAGTACTGTGGTTGAATCACCATCCTGAGTTAACAAAATGCCTATGCGCTCCCGCAACGGGTGAGTCGCAAGCTCGATTTTTGCATGTTAGATCGGGACAAGAAGCATCAGCGATCGCCTATATTCAGACCCATTTGAGAGATCAGTTTTTAGTAATTCCCAAAGATAAAGCAATCCATCTTGGATTATTTGGATTACCCGAACAGCCACCTACTGAGGAAATTGGCGATCGCATGGGAGATTTGATTTTAATTCCCCAAAATGGCTGGTCTTGTTTTCAGCATGTGGGAGAGACGAAACCAGAGGATTGTCAAACGACGCTCTTAGGTATTCATGGTGGTGTGACCCGTGCTGAAATGCTGATTCCGTTCTTAGCCTATCGATTTTAG
- a CDS encoding DUF29 domain-containing protein, protein MMLNTSDLPNLTSHNSVNSYEQDFYGWTQEQAKLLRLGKLQGLDLENLAEEIESLGKQQQQELRNRFGVLIGHLLKWEYQPQLRGKSWRITIDLQREEIQELLVDNPSLKPYTEEAIARSYKQAIAIVVKETPFDKKDLPSRCPYNTVQILNQDFYPN, encoded by the coding sequence ATGATGCTAAATACAAGTGATTTGCCTAATCTGACTTCTCATAACTCTGTCAATAGTTACGAGCAAGACTTTTACGGATGGACACAGGAACAAGCAAAATTGCTACGTCTCGGCAAATTACAGGGTTTAGATTTGGAGAATTTGGCGGAGGAGATTGAATCCTTGGGTAAGCAACAGCAACAGGAATTACGCAATCGCTTTGGAGTTTTGATTGGACATTTACTAAAGTGGGAATACCAACCCCAACTACGAGGCAAAAGTTGGCGCATCACCATTGACTTACAGCGCGAGGAAATTCAAGAGCTTTTAGTTGATAACCCTAGTCTCAAGCCCTATACCGAAGAAGCGATCGCGAGATCCTACAAACAGGCGATCGCCATTGTTGTTAAAGAAACCCCTTTCGATAAGAAGGACTTACCATCAAGATGTCCCTATAACACTGTGCAAATTCTTAATCAAGACTTTTATCCGAACTAG
- a CDS encoding cyanobactin maturation protease PatG family protein — protein sequence MDQTESLSPQTTDMNDLPTMTSFSNNPINTSVILQSGGEGCSCGGSGSNSSPPSYVYALGKVEWRFPKQSVEKEFAQATGRTETSGQTDREAVYTVLTQRQNRYLVRQMCWVLTIEGLATYILAPRDPADLDLLVEAVRPAPSPADVDIIIGMRGPIAPPELCNGLMLPIVVFDQIYSFDRNMLIGSIPCPENIEAERFTHAAEELFDRIMQMADNAGATDEHRALNYLAVRYHAIYAKAAEAYGQSCALTGVEVRPSSLSSTRKIVAVIFSYTNRNTDFTEKFFVRVDVTEEFPFLVTKLSPYYDR from the coding sequence ATGGATCAAACGGAAAGTTTATCTCCGCAAACTACAGACATGAACGATTTACCAACGATGACCTCATTTTCTAATAATCCTATTAACACATCTGTAATCCTTCAATCTGGAGGTGAGGGATGTTCTTGTGGAGGCTCAGGTTCTAATTCATCTCCTCCTTCCTATGTCTATGCTTTGGGCAAGGTTGAGTGGCGTTTTCCAAAGCAATCAGTGGAAAAGGAATTTGCCCAAGCTACTGGACGGACAGAAACCTCTGGTCAGACTGACCGAGAGGCTGTTTATACAGTTCTAACCCAGAGGCAAAACCGATATTTGGTACGTCAAATGTGCTGGGTGCTGACTATTGAGGGTTTAGCCACTTACATTTTAGCTCCGCGTGACCCTGCGGACTTAGACCTATTGGTAGAAGCTGTTCGTCCTGCCCCCAGTCCTGCGGATGTGGATATCATCATTGGTATGCGAGGTCCGATCGCACCACCAGAGCTATGCAATGGGCTAATGTTGCCAATTGTGGTTTTCGACCAAATCTATTCCTTCGATCGGAATATGCTGATCGGCTCAATTCCCTGTCCAGAGAACATTGAGGCAGAACGATTTACCCATGCTGCTGAGGAATTGTTCGATCGCATTATGCAAATGGCTGATAATGCAGGCGCAACAGATGAGCATCGTGCTTTGAACTATTTGGCAGTTCGCTATCATGCGATCTACGCGAAGGCAGCCGAAGCTTATGGTCAAAGCTGTGCCTTAACTGGCGTGGAAGTCCGTCCTTCCTCTCTCAGTAGCACCCGCAAGATCGTCGCTGTCATCTTCTCCTACACAAATCGCAACACCGATTTCACAGAGAAGTTCTTTGTTCGTGTGGATGTGACTGAGGAGTTTCCGTTCTTGGTGACTAAATTGTCACCGTATTATGACCGCTAA
- a CDS encoding peptidoglycan recognition protein family protein yields the protein MQMKRLLAIAIFLLTLMGFILLAEPAKTKVVADAKFTETSPQGTSVKLSKPTKPQKIAQDFPSFNLSPEINQFAPVQGCDIQPPANPPNPSLPAALTATPITLERFRKANIAQVNPTAAQKALTYNPREIIALAASSNYGDRYLKDLSGKPVNNQPIIVLHETVGSANSVINFFQDFHYDEDNQASYHTLIALDGTIIYFVPPDKRAFGAGNSVFVSSLGQEAVQTNPRYPSSVNNFAYHISLETPEDGMHNGYTHSGYTDAQYQSLAWLVSKTDVPLERITTHRIVDLSGSRIDPRSFDFNLFKKLLSTYPRNNEIAIGCVLPVPEKKKV from the coding sequence ATGCAGATGAAAAGATTATTAGCGATCGCTATTTTTTTACTGACCTTGATGGGTTTTATCCTCTTAGCGGAACCAGCAAAAACGAAAGTAGTCGCCGATGCTAAGTTTACAGAAACTAGTCCCCAAGGAACTTCAGTTAAACTCTCAAAACCGACAAAGCCGCAAAAAATCGCTCAGGATTTTCCATCTTTTAACTTGTCTCCAGAAATCAACCAATTTGCACCAGTCCAAGGCTGTGATATTCAACCGCCAGCAAATCCCCCTAATCCTTCATTACCTGCGGCTCTCACGGCAACTCCCATTACCCTAGAGCGATTTCGGAAAGCGAATATTGCCCAAGTAAATCCCACCGCCGCTCAAAAGGCACTTACCTACAACCCTAGAGAAATTATTGCTTTGGCAGCATCCTCTAACTATGGCGATCGCTATCTCAAGGATCTATCAGGCAAACCTGTGAATAATCAACCAATTATTGTTCTCCATGAGACTGTTGGCTCTGCTAATAGTGTGATTAATTTTTTCCAAGATTTCCATTATGACGAAGATAATCAAGCGAGTTATCACACCCTAATTGCCCTTGATGGAACGATTATTTACTTTGTACCACCAGACAAACGTGCCTTTGGGGCAGGTAATTCTGTATTTGTCAGTTCGCTTGGACAAGAGGCAGTCCAGACCAATCCTCGCTATCCTAGCTCGGTGAATAACTTTGCTTATCACATTTCTCTTGAGACTCCTGAGGATGGAATGCACAATGGTTATACCCATAGCGGTTATACAGATGCTCAATATCAATCTCTGGCATGGTTAGTTTCTAAAACTGATGTCCCTTTAGAACGCATCACTACCCATAGAATTGTCGATCTCTCTGGCTCTCGCATCGATCCCCGCAGCTTTGACTTTAATCTGTTTAAAAAGCTCCTCAGTACCTATCCTAGAAATAATGAAATTGCGATCGGCTGTGTTTTGCCTGTTCCAGAAAAAAAGAAAGTATAA
- a CDS encoding alpha-amylase family protein, which produces MPANVQKEYIDFIDAESKGNTWNYLEVIEDNDTKAEDYNWIAVVTDFLLYNSMKGAFSFGGDLRSLPSNAVNDSRSVTFGRNHDSVVEIRKAKKDAYSPYDDTTDSYLATAYVLASSNSHYERRLVKPLI; this is translated from the coding sequence ATGCCTGCTAATGTCCAGAAAGAGTACATTGACTTTATTGATGCCGAAAGTAAAGGAAATACTTGGAATTATCTTGAAGTCATAGAAGACAATGATACGAAAGCAGAAGATTACAATTGGATTGCTGTGGTCACAGATTTTCTCCTTTACAACTCCATGAAAGGTGCATTCTCTTTCGGTGGGGATTTGCGATCGCTACCAAGTAATGCCGTAAATGATTCTCGTAGTGTTACCTTTGGCAGAAATCACGATTCAGTGGTAGAAATTAGAAAAGCGAAGAAAGACGCATATAGTCCCTATGACGATACCACTGATTCCTATCTTGCGACAGCATATGTGTTAGCGAGCAGCAATTCTCATTATGAACGAAGGCTAGTCAAACCGTTGATATAG
- a CDS encoding PDDEXK family nuclease translates to MRTTTIDAIAQKVTVLEWVEGFYEERVYEGEQAIASPIFPELQLTAAQVLQNC, encoded by the coding sequence TTGAGGACAACAACTATCGATGCGATCGCCCAAAAAGTAACGGTATTGGAATGGGTGGAAGGTTTTTATGAAGAGAGAGTTTATGAAGGTGAGCAGGCGATCGCTTCGCCGATATTTCCCGAACTTCAGTTAACGGCTGCTCAAGTTTTACAAAACTGTTAA
- a CDS encoding class I SAM-dependent methyltransferase, whose translation MADQNHQVYIAREIVHHYSQLRQLQPAEQTILNLFRNQWSNMKMLDIGVGGGRTTQYFSRIVQEYKGIDYSEEMIAACQQRFRSQSQMFEVVDARDMSQFPDNSFDFILFSFNGIDVVSHCDRLQVLQEISRIGKSGGYFFFSSHSLQGLEREFNWKTHISFNPFKTYVNMIMFTLLRFFNRSISPHQIKSSDYAIVQDESHNFRLKQYYVRPQEQLNQLQSNFDNIRMFSWQSGLELITQQDLSANTDMWLYYLCQIK comes from the coding sequence ATGGCTGATCAAAATCATCAAGTTTATATCGCTCGTGAGATTGTTCATCACTACAGCCAATTACGCCAATTACAACCTGCTGAACAAACCATTCTCAATCTATTTCGTAATCAATGGTCAAATATGAAAATGTTAGATATTGGTGTCGGGGGCGGACGTACTACTCAATATTTTTCTAGAATTGTTCAGGAATATAAGGGGATTGATTATTCAGAAGAGATGATTGCGGCTTGTCAGCAGCGCTTTCGTAGTCAATCACAAATGTTTGAAGTGGTTGATGCTAGAGACATGAGCCAGTTTCCCGATAATTCCTTCGACTTTATTCTGTTTAGCTTTAATGGTATTGATGTTGTCTCCCATTGCGATCGCTTACAAGTGCTGCAAGAAATCAGCCGAATTGGTAAATCGGGAGGATATTTTTTCTTCTCCAGCCATAGTCTCCAAGGGCTAGAAAGAGAATTTAACTGGAAAACTCACATTAGCTTTAATCCCTTCAAAACCTATGTCAATATGATTATGTTTACATTGTTACGCTTCTTCAATCGTTCAATTTCGCCGCATCAGATCAAGTCTTCTGATTATGCAATTGTTCAAGATGAGTCCCACAATTTCCGTTTAAAGCAGTATTACGTGAGACCACAGGAACAACTTAATCAATTACAATCCAATTTCGACAATATCAGAATGTTTTCTTGGCAAAGTGGGTTAGAACTAATTACGCAACAAGATTTGAGTGCTAACACGGATATGTGGCTGTATTATCTCTGTCAGATTAAGTAA